From Betaproteobacteria bacterium, one genomic window encodes:
- a CDS encoding CoA transferase: MTQPRGPLDGVKVVACSTAQAGTVPYVLMADLGAEVIKIEVPEKGDNSRGSSIYPGLPSTYFETNNRGVKSVTLNMKSPEAREILHRLVARADIFGQNFRPGAADKNGFGYEELRKVNPKLVYVSISGYGPKGPHAKLPGTDSMAQALGGIAEAYSTPGQPLRTGIVSVADETCAILAFGGMLAALHCARTHGVGQKVDCSLLGGQIRLMGWTLTTAMWRDRNPVTGQARITGTPERPGMSASFNDMNGKPLVFQLNGKTKWQTAMTALGFYEQLTNAGFGDLGVVINSDEKRQSLLKMLDELFATGPRDKWVEALRGDDIVSAPINTLLEASNDPDVLANGYVTEVEYPEYGKKLKVHGSPWNFSETPPHIGRAPKLGEHNDEVLREIGYKAAEIEGFRERKVI, encoded by the coding sequence ATGACGCAACCACGCGGTCCGCTCGACGGTGTCAAGGTCGTTGCCTGCTCGACGGCGCAGGCAGGAACCGTTCCTTATGTCCTCATGGCCGACCTGGGGGCCGAAGTCATCAAGATCGAAGTGCCCGAGAAGGGCGACAACTCGCGCGGCTCGAGCATCTACCCCGGCCTGCCGAGCACGTACTTCGAGACCAACAACCGGGGCGTGAAGAGCGTGACGCTCAACATGAAATCGCCCGAAGCGCGCGAGATCCTGCATCGGCTCGTCGCTCGCGCCGACATCTTCGGCCAGAACTTCCGTCCCGGCGCCGCGGACAAGAACGGCTTCGGCTACGAGGAGCTGCGTAAGGTCAATCCGAAGCTGGTCTACGTCTCGATTTCCGGTTACGGCCCCAAGGGCCCGCATGCGAAGCTCCCCGGCACCGACTCGATGGCGCAAGCGCTGGGTGGGATCGCCGAGGCCTATTCGACGCCTGGCCAGCCGCTGCGCACGGGGATCGTGTCCGTGGCCGACGAGACCTGCGCGATCCTCGCCTTCGGCGGCATGCTGGCCGCGCTGCATTGCGCGCGCACGCATGGCGTCGGGCAGAAGGTGGACTGCTCGCTGCTCGGCGGCCAGATCCGGCTGATGGGCTGGACTCTGACGACCGCGATGTGGCGCGATCGCAATCCCGTCACCGGCCAGGCGCGCATCACCGGCACACCGGAGCGGCCGGGCATGAGCGCGAGCTTCAACGACATGAATGGCAAGCCGCTGGTGTTCCAGCTGAACGGCAAGACCAAGTGGCAGACGGCGATGACCGCGCTCGGTTTCTACGAGCAGCTGACCAACGCCGGCTTCGGCGATCTGGGCGTGGTGATCAACTCCGACGAGAAGCGCCAGAGCCTCCTCAAAATGCTGGACGAGTTGTTCGCGACCGGCCCGCGCGACAAGTGGGTCGAGGCATTGCGCGGAGACGACATCGTCTCGGCGCCGATCAACACGCTGCTGGAAGCATCGAACGATCCGGATGTGCTGGCGAATGGATACGTGACCGAGGTCGAGTACCCCGAGTACGGCAAGAAGCTCAAGGTGCACGGTTCGCCGTGGAATTTTTCCGAGACGCCGCCGCACATCGGGCGAGCTCCCAAGCTGGGCGAGCACAACGACGAGGTGTTGCGCGAGATCGGCTACAAGGCGGCAGAGATCGAGGGCTTTCGCGAGCGGAAAGTCATTTGA
- a CDS encoding tripartite tricarboxylate transporter permease, with protein sequence METLTHILNGFAVCLQPINLWYTFLGCFLGTVIGVLPGIGPSATMALLIPVTYGMDPTSALIMLCGIYYGARYGGSTTAILINAPGEASAVMTTLDGYQMAKKGRGGAALAIAAIASFIAGTIGVVGLTLFALPLTALALKFGPAEYFTLMVFAMTAVSTLAGRSPAKAMISTILGLMIATIGIDLQSGQPRFTFGVPELQDGVGFVLAVVGLFAVSEVLMSMEEMTKGIRPEIIKLRGSVWLTREEFRRSVKPILRGSVVGFVIGVLPGAGGTIASIMSYVWEKRSSKYPEQFGTGAPEGVAGPEAANNADTAGAMVPLLALGIPGGGSTAVLLGAFIMYGIQPGPLLFQKNPDVVWGLIDSMYVGNIMLLILNVPLIGLFVRLLYIPGGILMPLILAIATIGLYAINGNILELFLGLGFGVIGYVFRKLDIPLAPMVLSLVLGGIMEQSFRQAMTISDADPSIFVGSTICITLVALSVLSIALPFVLARIRALRDAPKAGEEAA encoded by the coding sequence ATGGAAACGTTGACGCACATCCTGAACGGCTTCGCGGTCTGCCTGCAGCCGATCAACCTCTGGTACACCTTCCTCGGCTGCTTCCTCGGCACGGTCATCGGCGTGCTGCCCGGCATCGGACCGTCGGCCACAATGGCTTTGCTCATTCCGGTCACCTACGGAATGGACCCCACCTCGGCGCTCATCATGTTATGCGGCATCTACTACGGCGCCCGCTATGGCGGCTCGACCACAGCCATCCTGATCAACGCGCCGGGCGAGGCGTCGGCCGTCATGACGACTCTCGACGGCTACCAGATGGCGAAGAAAGGGCGTGGAGGGGCGGCGCTCGCGATCGCCGCCATCGCCTCGTTCATCGCCGGCACCATCGGCGTCGTGGGGCTGACGCTTTTCGCATTGCCGCTGACCGCCTTGGCGCTCAAGTTCGGCCCCGCCGAGTACTTCACGCTGATGGTGTTCGCGATGACGGCGGTCTCGACGCTTGCCGGCAGATCGCCAGCCAAGGCGATGATCTCCACGATTCTCGGCCTCATGATCGCCACCATCGGCATCGACCTGCAAAGCGGTCAGCCGCGCTTCACCTTCGGCGTGCCCGAGCTGCAGGACGGCGTCGGCTTCGTGCTCGCCGTCGTGGGTCTGTTCGCGGTTTCGGAAGTGCTCATGTCAATGGAGGAGATGACCAAGGGCATCCGGCCCGAGATCATCAAGCTGCGCGGCAGCGTGTGGCTCACGCGCGAGGAGTTCCGCCGCTCGGTCAAGCCGATCCTTCGCGGGAGCGTGGTCGGATTCGTGATCGGCGTGCTGCCCGGCGCCGGTGGCACGATCGCCTCGATCATGTCCTACGTGTGGGAGAAGCGCTCCTCCAAGTACCCTGAGCAGTTCGGCACCGGCGCGCCGGAAGGCGTGGCGGGACCGGAGGCGGCAAACAACGCCGATACCGCCGGAGCCATGGTGCCGCTGCTCGCGCTCGGGATCCCGGGGGGCGGCTCGACCGCCGTGCTGCTCGGCGCCTTCATCATGTACGGCATACAGCCCGGGCCTTTGCTGTTCCAGAAAAATCCCGACGTCGTCTGGGGGCTGATCGACAGCATGTATGTCGGCAACATCATGCTGCTGATCCTCAATGTGCCGCTGATCGGCCTGTTCGTGCGGCTGCTTTACATTCCGGGCGGGATCCTCATGCCGCTCATCCTGGCGATAGCGACCATCGGGCTCTATGCCATCAACGGCAACATCTTAGAGCTCTTCCTCGGGCTCGGTTTCGGCGTCATCGGCTACGTCTTCCGCAAGCTCGACATTCCGCTCGCGCCGATGGTTCTCTCGCTCGTGCTCGGCGGCATCATGGAACAATCGTTCCGGCAGGCGATGACCATATCGGATGCCGATCCCTCGATCTTCGTCGGCAGCACGATCTGCATCACGCTGGTCGCGCTGTCGGTGCTGTCGATCGCGCTGCCGTTCGTTCTCGCGCGCATCAGGGCGTTGCGCGACGCACCGAAGGCCGGGGAAGAAGCGGCCTGA
- a CDS encoding SDR family oxidoreductase: MSRMLASESACQHPIVHCRGKHMQQLQGKVALVAGAGRNNGKAIALAFAREGADLILVARSRKTELEAVAAECEQSGVRVLPLLADVSEHEQVERMVREGLSHFGHVDVLMSVAGRRAHQDFWQISYEEWHKTFAVNLHSTFYLVKALAPSMMQRGKGASIVALGGMAAVTAQPQRAHVIASKTGLYGLIKALALELGPYGIRANLIALSTIENVRANPEWYPEKKDGQYGEAELATIPLKRLGKPQEVANVAVFLASDQSSYVTGDRILCMGGKYM; the protein is encoded by the coding sequence ATGAGCAGAATGCTGGCAAGCGAAAGCGCTTGCCAGCATCCGATCGTACATTGCAGGGGCAAGCACATGCAGCAGCTTCAAGGCAAGGTCGCGCTGGTCGCGGGTGCGGGTCGCAACAACGGAAAGGCGATCGCGCTTGCGTTCGCGCGTGAAGGCGCCGATCTCATCCTGGTGGCACGCAGCCGCAAGACCGAGCTCGAAGCGGTCGCCGCAGAATGCGAACAATCGGGCGTGCGCGTGCTGCCGCTGCTGGCCGACGTGAGCGAGCACGAGCAAGTCGAGCGCATGGTGCGAGAGGGATTGAGCCACTTCGGCCATGTCGATGTCCTGATGAGCGTTGCCGGGCGGCGCGCGCATCAGGACTTCTGGCAGATCAGCTACGAAGAATGGCACAAGACCTTCGCCGTCAACCTGCATTCGACGTTCTATCTCGTCAAAGCGCTCGCGCCTTCGATGATGCAGCGGGGCAAGGGCGCAAGCATTGTCGCGCTCGGCGGCATGGCGGCGGTCACCGCGCAGCCGCAGCGCGCGCACGTGATCGCATCCAAGACCGGGCTCTACGGGCTCATCAAGGCGCTTGCGCTGGAGCTCGGGCCCTACGGCATCCGCGCCAATCTGATCGCGCTCTCCACCATCGAGAACGTACGCGCCAATCCCGAGTGGTATCCGGAGAAGAAGGACGGCCAGTACGGCGAGGCGGAGCTCGCCACGATTCCGCTCAAGCGGCTCGGCAAGCCGCAGGAGGTGGCCAACGTCGCCGTGTTCCTCGCCTCCGACCAGTCGTCCTACGTCACCGGCGACCGCATCCTCTGCATGGGCGGCAAGTACATGTAG
- a CDS encoding FAD-dependent oxidoreductase translates to MADVVIIGFGAAGGCAAIEAHDAAASVVVLEKQPEAAHFSNTRMSGGGFHSPDPSGDFESLKAYAKAMFSGDNLPHMLEGTQSEFAEELAQLWAQYAPQNTAFMQGLDPAFQAVVSAGVAFPEFPGAAGCGYAVVRSTYTGRYDEDAIAGRTKEAAKSAKQSGEAFHACMLTGIQARNIPIHYGVAASELLFEDGAVTGVRAQRGSRTLLYRARRAVIICSGGYEYNVRMRKAFLDGPGREGWAFYGSPANTGDGIRMALKTGAALSRVGSIAGRVICAIPERRNGLRIGMNTSGVGKPNEIVVDNHGRRYASERRITKDPSRYIFYKEALQFDTVSLTYPRIPSWMIFDAVMMRRGPVVSLAAAAYNDIDWGEDNRKALHNGWILSGETLEQLAQHIGSHPDNRGAMDAGELAASVARWNRHCAEHHDPDFGREVATMGPVSEPPYYAIPLYPGGPNTKGGLRADAQRRVLDWDDQPIARLYAVGEICSVFQFVYQGGGNLAEGIAFGRVAGRNAAAEPRLSSLSRGEKGASRAR, encoded by the coding sequence ATGGCGGATGTCGTCATCATCGGGTTCGGTGCAGCCGGGGGCTGCGCCGCGATCGAGGCGCACGATGCCGCAGCCAGTGTCGTCGTATTGGAAAAACAGCCCGAGGCCGCGCATTTCTCGAACACGCGCATGAGCGGGGGCGGCTTCCACAGCCCCGATCCATCCGGCGACTTCGAGTCGTTGAAGGCCTATGCCAAGGCGATGTTCAGCGGCGACAACCTGCCCCACATGCTTGAAGGCACCCAGAGCGAGTTTGCCGAGGAGCTGGCGCAGCTGTGGGCGCAGTACGCGCCGCAGAACACCGCTTTCATGCAAGGGCTCGATCCCGCGTTCCAGGCAGTGGTCTCGGCCGGCGTCGCCTTTCCCGAATTCCCGGGCGCGGCCGGCTGCGGCTACGCGGTGGTTCGAAGCACCTACACCGGGCGCTACGACGAGGATGCGATCGCGGGGCGTACGAAGGAAGCGGCCAAGTCCGCCAAGCAGTCGGGCGAGGCTTTCCACGCCTGCATGCTGACCGGCATCCAGGCGCGCAACATCCCCATCCACTACGGCGTGGCGGCCAGCGAGCTGCTGTTCGAAGACGGCGCGGTGACCGGAGTGCGCGCGCAGCGCGGTTCGCGGACGCTGCTCTACCGCGCGCGGCGCGCGGTCATCATCTGCTCCGGCGGCTACGAATACAACGTGCGCATGCGCAAAGCCTTCCTGGACGGCCCGGGCCGCGAAGGCTGGGCGTTCTACGGTTCGCCCGCAAACACCGGCGACGGCATTCGCATGGCGCTCAAGACCGGTGCGGCGCTGTCGCGCGTCGGCAGCATCGCGGGGCGCGTGATCTGCGCGATACCCGAGCGCCGCAACGGCCTGCGCATCGGCATGAACACCTCAGGCGTCGGCAAGCCCAACGAGATCGTGGTGGACAACCACGGCCGGCGCTATGCCTCCGAGCGCCGCATCACCAAGGACCCGAGCCGCTACATCTTCTACAAGGAAGCGCTGCAGTTCGATACGGTGAGCCTCACTTATCCGCGCATTCCGTCGTGGATGATCTTCGATGCGGTGATGATGCGCCGTGGGCCGGTGGTGAGCCTCGCCGCAGCAGCCTACAACGACATCGATTGGGGCGAAGACAACCGCAAGGCCCTGCACAACGGCTGGATACTCTCGGGCGAGACGCTCGAGCAGCTCGCGCAGCACATCGGCAGCCACCCCGACAACCGCGGTGCGATGGACGCCGGCGAGCTCGCGGCATCGGTCGCGCGCTGGAACCGCCACTGCGCCGAGCACCACGATCCCGATTTCGGACGCGAGGTGGCGACGATGGGGCCGGTTTCGGAGCCGCCCTACTACGCCATCCCGCTTTATCCCGGCGGCCCGAACACCAAGGGCGGATTGCGTGCCGACGCGCAGCGTCGCGTGCTCGATTGGGACGACCAGCCCATTGCGCGGCTGTACGCGGTCGGCGAGATCTGCTCGGTGTTCCAGTTCGTCTACCAGGGCGGCGGCAACCTCGCCGAAGGCATCGCGTTCGGCCGCGTCGCGGGGCGCAATGCGGCGGCGGAGCCGCGATTGTCTTCCCTCTCCAGGGGGGAGAAGGGAGCGTCGCGTGCCCGCTGA
- a CDS encoding PAS domain S-box protein, which produces MTEPLQDEDERALAADAEGFRLLVQSVTDYAIFMLDPRGYVMTWNEGAQRIKGYQPEEIIGRHFSTFYPAEPVRRGHPDHELRMAQAEGRFEEEGWRVRKDGSLFWADVVITALRSPTGRLLGFGKVTRDLSQRREHEESLRQGEERFRLLVEGVSDYAIFMLDANGYVATWNSGAERIKGYKDQEIIGQHFSSFYPADAVESGWPEHELQLATTTGRYEEEGWRVRKDGSRFWASVVITALRDDNGHLRGFSKLTRDLSERKRAESLEEHGLQREQLLEAERTARIEAQRVARMKDEFLATLSHELRTPLNAILGWTQVLRMPQDVRSADLQRGLEVIERNARSQVQLVDDLLDLNRILAGRMRLDVQRVALVDIVRGAIESALPTAQGKGVRLESVVDTGGDIVSGDPGRLQQIVWNLLSNAIKFTPKGGHVQVLLERVNSHIEISVSDTGIGIPASFLPYVFDRFSQRDSTASRGYGGLGLGLAISKQLVELHGGIIRAKSRGEGQGATFIVNLPLVVVQDDSEWSSRVHPTHPNTSEHVLLPKLDGLRVLVVDDEADALELIGRVLTEHGATVTTARSAEAALARMKIDPPDVLVSDVGMPGIDGYQLMRSIRAGEPKGQRLPALALTAFARAEDRKRALLAGYQAHLAKPFDVAELVIIVAGMTERI; this is translated from the coding sequence ATGACCGAACCGCTTCAGGACGAGGACGAACGAGCGCTGGCTGCCGACGCCGAGGGTTTCCGCTTGCTGGTGCAAAGCGTCACCGACTATGCGATTTTCATGCTCGATCCGCGCGGCTATGTCATGACCTGGAATGAAGGAGCGCAACGCATCAAGGGCTACCAGCCCGAGGAAATCATTGGCCGGCATTTCTCCACATTCTATCCGGCCGAGCCGGTGCGACGCGGACATCCCGACCATGAGCTGCGGATGGCGCAGGCCGAGGGACGATTCGAGGAGGAAGGCTGGCGAGTGCGCAAGGACGGGTCGCTGTTCTGGGCCGACGTGGTGATCACGGCGCTGCGCAGCCCGACCGGAAGGCTGCTCGGCTTCGGCAAGGTGACGCGCGATCTCAGCCAGCGCCGCGAGCACGAGGAATCGCTGCGCCAGGGCGAGGAGCGGTTCCGATTGCTGGTCGAAGGCGTGTCCGACTACGCGATCTTCATGTTGGACGCGAACGGTTACGTCGCCACCTGGAATAGCGGCGCCGAGCGTATCAAAGGCTACAAGGACCAGGAGATCATCGGCCAGCACTTTTCCAGTTTCTATCCGGCCGATGCGGTGGAGTCCGGATGGCCGGAGCACGAGTTGCAGCTGGCGACCACGACCGGGCGCTATGAGGAAGAAGGCTGGCGCGTGCGCAAGGACGGCTCCCGATTCTGGGCGAGTGTCGTGATCACGGCGCTACGCGATGACAACGGGCACCTGCGCGGCTTCTCCAAGCTCACACGCGATCTGTCCGAGCGCAAGCGCGCCGAGTCGTTGGAAGAGCACGGTCTGCAACGCGAGCAACTGCTGGAGGCCGAGCGCACCGCACGCATCGAAGCGCAGCGCGTCGCCCGCATGAAGGACGAATTCCTCGCCACGCTATCGCACGAGTTGCGTACGCCGCTGAACGCGATCCTGGGCTGGACGCAGGTGTTGCGCATGCCGCAAGACGTCAGGTCTGCCGATTTGCAGCGCGGGCTCGAGGTGATCGAGCGCAACGCGCGCTCGCAGGTCCAGCTGGTCGACGATCTGCTCGATCTGAACCGTATCCTGGCCGGTCGCATGCGGCTCGACGTGCAGCGCGTGGCGCTGGTCGATATCGTGCGCGGGGCGATCGAGTCGGCGCTGCCGACCGCGCAGGGCAAAGGCGTGCGCCTGGAGAGCGTTGTGGATACGGGCGGCGACATCGTTTCAGGCGATCCAGGACGCCTGCAGCAGATCGTATGGAACCTGCTCAGCAACGCGATCAAGTTCACGCCGAAGGGCGGTCACGTCCAGGTGCTGCTCGAGCGCGTGAACTCGCACATCGAGATCAGCGTGAGCGACACCGGCATCGGCATCCCGGCAAGCTTTCTGCCCTATGTATTCGATCGGTTCTCGCAGCGAGACAGCACGGCGAGCCGCGGCTATGGCGGCCTGGGGCTCGGGCTGGCCATTTCGAAGCAGCTGGTCGAGCTGCATGGCGGGATCATCCGGGCGAAGAGCCGCGGCGAAGGCCAGGGCGCGACGTTCATCGTGAACCTGCCGCTCGTGGTGGTGCAGGATGACAGCGAATGGTCGAGTCGCGTTCATCCCACCCACCCGAACACTTCCGAGCACGTGCTGCTGCCGAAGCTGGACGGCCTGCGGGTCCTGGTGGTGGACGACGAAGCCGATGCCCTCGAGCTGATCGGCCGCGTTCTCACCGAGCACGGCGCCACGGTCACGACCGCCAGGTCAGCCGAGGCGGCACTGGCTCGCATGAAGATCGATCCGCCGGACGTGCTGGTGAGCGACGTCGGAATGCCCGGCATCGACGGCTACCAGTTGATGCGCAGCATTCGTGCCGGCGAGCCGAAAGGACAGCGGCTTCCGGCCCTTGCGCTGACCGCGTTCGCGCGCGCCGAGGATAGAAAACGCGCATTGCTCGCCGGATACCAGGCGCATCTGGCCAAGCCGTTCGACGTGGCCGAGCTCGTCATCATCGTCGCCGGGATGACCGAACGGATCTAG
- a CDS encoding amidohydrolase family protein has translation MDLVIRNARLFDRDPQTPFDIGIAAGRFVAIGPDLDAAAPSFDAQGRLACPGLIETHIHIDKSRIIDRCAPQERSKLSPVLGVAPLKPAMTVEDVRNRAARTLEACIVHGTTRMRTQVEVDPGIGMRGFEAIQSLVADYKWAIDVEICVFPQEGLTNYPGTDALLVEALERGAKLIGGAPRYDTDARAQIERIFELAREFDVDIDMHLDVGPSAQSMDVHVVRELTEKYRRGGRVVVGHMAKLSLLPPAELAVVARQLAGAGIAVTVLPATDLFLMGRDQEHSVRRGVADANALLGHGVNCSLSSNNILNPATPYGDCSLIRIANLYANILQLDRPAQLRECFHMLTTRSARLLNMNDYGFMPGCPADVAIFDAHTPEQAIAELARPVAVFKAGKQTVRWHAPELLRH, from the coding sequence ATGGATCTCGTCATTCGCAATGCCCGCCTGTTCGACCGCGATCCGCAGACGCCTTTCGACATCGGTATCGCGGCCGGACGCTTCGTCGCGATCGGGCCCGACCTGGACGCCGCCGCCCCGAGCTTCGACGCGCAAGGGCGGCTTGCCTGTCCCGGCCTGATCGAAACCCACATCCATATCGACAAGTCGCGCATCATCGATCGCTGCGCTCCGCAGGAGCGCAGCAAGCTGAGCCCGGTGCTCGGCGTCGCGCCCCTCAAGCCGGCCATGACCGTCGAAGACGTGCGCAACCGCGCGGCGCGAACGCTGGAGGCATGCATTGTGCACGGGACGACGCGGATGCGCACGCAGGTCGAGGTCGATCCCGGCATCGGCATGCGCGGGTTCGAGGCGATCCAATCGCTTGTCGCGGACTACAAGTGGGCGATCGACGTGGAGATCTGCGTGTTTCCGCAGGAAGGCCTCACCAATTATCCGGGCACCGACGCGCTGCTGGTCGAGGCGCTCGAGCGCGGCGCAAAGCTGATCGGCGGGGCGCCGCGCTACGACACCGACGCACGCGCACAGATCGAGCGAATCTTCGAGCTCGCACGGGAATTCGACGTCGATATCGACATGCATCTCGACGTGGGTCCCAGCGCGCAATCAATGGATGTGCATGTCGTACGCGAGCTGACCGAGAAGTACCGGCGCGGCGGCCGGGTCGTGGTCGGACACATGGCGAAGCTGTCGCTGCTGCCGCCGGCCGAGCTCGCGGTCGTGGCGCGCCAGCTCGCCGGCGCCGGCATCGCCGTGACCGTGCTGCCTGCGACCGACCTTTTCCTGATGGGTCGCGACCAGGAGCACAGCGTGCGCCGCGGCGTTGCGGACGCCAATGCGCTGCTCGGCCACGGGGTGAATTGCTCGCTGTCCTCGAACAACATCCTCAATCCTGCCACGCCCTACGGCGATTGCTCGCTCATCCGCATCGCCAACCTGTACGCCAACATCCTGCAGCTCGACCGGCCGGCGCAGCTGCGCGAATGCTTCCACATGCTCACCACCCGTTCCGCCCGGCTGCTCAACATGAACGACTATGGCTTCATGCCCGGGTGCCCCGCCGACGTCGCCATCTTCGATGCGCACACCCCGGAACAGGCGATCGCGGAGCTGGCCCGGCCGGTGGCGGTGTTCAAGGCGGGCAAGCAGACGGTGCGCTGGCATGCGCCCGAGCTCTTGCGACATTGA
- a CDS encoding zinc-binding dehydrogenase: protein MKAIQIRTAGGPEVLEPTERPVPQAAKGEVLIKVAAAGVNGPDLMQRKGLYPAPAGASDLLGLEVSGEIVALGEGVGEWSLGERVCALTNGGGYADYCVADAQQCLPIPKGVDLRDAAGLPETFFTVWSNVFIGAQLKAGETFLVHGGAGGIGTTAIQLGKAFGAQVIATDSPEERCKICRDLGAGRIVDYKQEDFVEVVRQAGGANVILDIVGGPNIEKNIKAAAHDARIIQLAFALGSKVEINLMPIMLKRLTYTGSTLRTRPPEFKARIASELRAQVWPLIESGRIRTVTSRTFALADAAKAHATMESAEHAGKILLTL from the coding sequence ATGAAGGCGATCCAGATCCGCACGGCGGGAGGGCCGGAAGTCCTCGAGCCCACCGAACGGCCTGTGCCGCAGGCGGCGAAGGGCGAAGTCCTCATCAAGGTGGCCGCGGCCGGCGTCAACGGGCCGGACCTCATGCAGCGCAAGGGCCTCTACCCCGCGCCGGCGGGTGCATCCGACCTGTTGGGCCTGGAAGTGTCGGGCGAGATCGTCGCGCTGGGCGAAGGCGTGGGCGAATGGTCGCTCGGCGAGCGGGTTTGCGCGCTCACCAACGGCGGCGGCTATGCAGACTACTGTGTCGCCGACGCGCAGCAATGCCTGCCGATTCCCAAGGGCGTCGACCTGCGCGACGCGGCCGGGCTGCCCGAAACCTTCTTTACCGTGTGGAGCAACGTCTTCATCGGCGCGCAGCTGAAGGCCGGCGAGACCTTTCTCGTCCACGGCGGCGCCGGCGGCATCGGCACCACGGCGATCCAGCTCGGCAAAGCCTTCGGCGCCCAGGTGATCGCGACCGACAGCCCGGAGGAGCGCTGCAAGATCTGTCGCGACCTGGGCGCGGGTCGCATCGTCGATTACAAGCAGGAGGATTTCGTCGAAGTCGTGCGCCAGGCCGGCGGCGCCAACGTCATCCTCGACATCGTCGGCGGGCCCAATATCGAGAAGAACATCAAGGCCGCCGCGCATGATGCGCGCATCATCCAGCTCGCGTTTGCGCTCGGCTCCAAGGTCGAGATCAACCTGATGCCGATCATGCTCAAGCGCCTGACGTATACCGGCTCGACACTGCGCACCCGGCCGCCGGAGTTCAAGGCGCGCATTGCGAGCGAGCTGCGCGCGCAGGTCTGGCCGCTCATCGAAAGCGGCCGCATCCGGACGGTGACCTCGCGCACGTTTGCGTTGGCGGACGCGGCCAAGGCGCACGCCACCATGGAAAGCGCCGAGCACGCCGGCAAGATTCTGTTGACGCTATAG
- a CDS encoding cupin domain-containing protein, with product MAIESSAQSVNINELKRYSPQARVNQPLLSSKDFVTRMNCYEPGQVTPFHVHPNDDEVIFCVEGRGAITFEGRDDVPLAPGSLVSLPAGLPHGIAAAADSRMVVIYTTNAGYTSERPNPHGADAAIPLHGERPGS from the coding sequence ATGGCCATCGAAAGCAGCGCGCAGTCGGTCAACATCAACGAGCTCAAGCGCTATTCGCCGCAAGCCCGGGTCAACCAGCCCCTGCTGAGCTCGAAGGACTTCGTCACGCGCATGAACTGCTACGAGCCGGGTCAGGTTACGCCGTTTCATGTGCATCCGAACGACGACGAAGTGATCTTCTGCGTCGAGGGGCGCGGTGCGATCACGTTCGAAGGCCGCGACGACGTGCCGTTGGCGCCCGGGAGCCTGGTGAGCCTGCCGGCGGGATTGCCCCATGGCATCGCGGCCGCGGCGGACAGCCGGATGGTCGTTATCTACACGACCAACGCGGGCTACACCAGCGAGCGGCCGAACCCGCACGGCGCCGATGCGGCGATACCCCTCCACGGGGAGCGACCGGGGAGCTGA
- a CDS encoding glucose 1-dehydrogenase yields the protein MFAPRGMVVFPLPSGEGSRVREGTPRNFEGVIRDASTVASLDFGAADSCHEARVVSSLSGKVALVTGASRGIGRATALALSQAGAAVYLAADGTAEELAAVAGECRKGNPSARAEQGVFDLGDAGHVQRMVDAAVACHGRIDILVNNAGIRIRKPFGEFSAADFDRLIAVNLRAPFLASQAVLPVMRANGGGRIVTVASQLGIVASPTSALYGLAKAALIHMTKSMALELAKDNIQVNAVSPGPIETEFARATMKTQPGYKEWRESQIPLGRWGTPQEVAETILFLASTSATFVHGANLVVDGGFILQ from the coding sequence ATGTTTGCGCCAAGGGGTATGGTTGTCTTCCCTCTCCCTTCGGGAGAGGGATCGAGGGTGAGGGAAGGAACGCCACGCAACTTCGAGGGTGTAATTCGCGATGCTTCTACCGTGGCGTCTCTCGATTTCGGCGCGGCCGATTCCTGCCATGAGGCGCGCGTCGTGTCGTCATTGAGCGGCAAAGTCGCGCTGGTGACGGGCGCATCGCGCGGCATTGGCCGGGCGACCGCGCTCGCGCTCTCGCAGGCGGGCGCCGCGGTCTATCTCGCGGCGGATGGCACCGCGGAGGAGCTCGCAGCGGTTGCAGGCGAATGTCGCAAAGGAAATCCGTCGGCGCGCGCGGAACAAGGCGTGTTCGATCTGGGCGATGCGGGCCACGTGCAGCGCATGGTGGATGCAGCGGTTGCCTGCCACGGCCGCATCGACATTCTGGTCAACAATGCCGGCATCCGCATTCGCAAGCCCTTCGGCGAATTCTCGGCCGCCGATTTCGATCGGCTCATCGCAGTGAATTTGCGTGCACCGTTTCTCGCCAGTCAGGCGGTGCTGCCCGTCATGCGGGCCAACGGCGGCGGGCGCATCGTGACGGTCGCAAGCCAGCTCGGAATCGTCGCCTCGCCGACGTCCGCGCTCTACGGGCTGGCCAAGGCGGCACTGATCCATATGACCAAGTCGATGGCGCTGGAGCTGGCGAAAGACAACATCCAGGTCAACGCCGTGAGCCCGGGGCCGATCGAAACCGAGTTCGCGCGCGCAACGATGAAAACGCAGCCCGGCTACAAGGAATGGCGTGAGTCGCAAATTCCGTTGGGCCGCTGGGGAACGCCGCAGGAGGTGGCGGAGACGATCCTGTTCCTCGCATCGACCTCGGCGACGTTCGTGCACGGGGCCAATCTGGTCGTCGACGGTGGCTTCATCCTGCAATAG